DNA sequence from the Hirundo rustica isolate bHirRus1 chromosome 25, bHirRus1.pri.v3, whole genome shotgun sequence genome:
AGAATTACTGCCTTGCGTCTCTCTTCAGTGGGACACGTTCAAGCTGTCTCACATCAGCTTTGCTAAAGCATTTGTTCCAGCCTGTCACATCAACAAGGTCCACAGCTCCTGGATGCAAACACCTCCTTGGCTGTCCCCAAACCAGCGTGACAGAGCAGTTTTTAGAAGAGGACAAACATTAGTCTACTCTAAAGAACACCTTGCAGCACAGCAGGCTCAATGGCAAATCACAGTATCTAAAAGCATTAATTATCCTTCAACTCTGCTGCCTGGGAGGGCGCTGGGACTGAGCAGGAACAAAAAGCAcctgagctcctctgcagaTCCTCTCTGAGGCACTgcctgctgtgccagaggagctTGTTGCACCTCTCATCACAACTGGTAAACACTGTCAAGCCTCACAATCTGATATTCtggatttttctcccctctggACAAACCTTACGGAGCCAAGGCCCAAAAATGGAGCCTCAGTGAGCCCGAAAAGTGcccagacacacacagagccatgCACAGAGCCAAACACAGGAGAGGGATCAGAGCTCTCACCAATTCGCTTCTCCAGGTCTGCAGCCTCACTGGGGGTGGCTCTGGGCAGGATTCCTGGGTCTCTGAAGCTGGtctggagcaggcagctgaTGACAAAGAAGAAGAGGACGGCAGCGATGATGGGGATGGCCAGGGTGAGGTGACTGGCAAGGAAGGGGCAGCTGttgaaagataaataaaatggaattgtTATCAATCATTGCACAGACCCGCTGTCAGCTGGGACATCACACCACCAGCTACCACGGGGTAGTGGGCTCAGCAGCAGACCTGGGGCTGTTTATCCAGCCATGGGGACTGGTGTGATCACATCCCAGGGCAGCTCAGTTACCCGCAGGTGGCAGCTGAGGACAGCAGAGGACACggcactgcacacacagagccactGTCCTCTCCTGCAAAGGACTGATCAGCACTCAGAGCCAGCACAGGAGGGGCTGCCCCAGTCCTGATGGCTGCAGGCAGCGCTCAGGCTCTGCAGCACTCTGAGAGGATTAAGCAACTTTTGTTTCACCTCCCCAGCTCAGCTGTCCAGAACAAAGCACCCACCAAGCAACAAAACCCCTTCAGTCCAAGCCTGAGCCCCTCAGTCATTGACAGAAAGGTCTGTGAAAGGAGAGACGTGAGCTTGTTGTCAGCCCTTTCCTGGGAGAACCTCCAGAGCCCACTCTGCCCCCCTAGAGAACAAGAAATCatagaaatcacagaatccccaAATGGTttggaccttaaagatcatctcattccaccctgccatgggcaggggcaccttccactgtcccagagtgctccaagctccatccagcctggccctggacgctgctctgggcaccctgtgccaggttTTCCTATAGAAACCATCAAGTGCAGACACAGGCAAGATGTATTTGCTGTACACCCAGCAAACCGGAGCCTGTGCAACAGAGACATCCTGCTAAAATAACAACTCGGAGAGCCCCAGGGCATCTTCAAGCACGAGAGTGTGACTCGGCAAGAAGGGAGGCAGAGCAGATGTCCTGTGTCCTCTGCCTGGCCACACAAAGCCGTTACTGTGCTGAGCTGCCCGTCAGCCCCAGACCCGGCAGACAGAGCTGTCAGGGCACGGATGATGCCGAGAAAGGCGTTTTTCCATCGGGATGCTGTGCCTCCTTCCCGCAGCTGCCTGTCCCTTTCAGCTCATCTGACTTCTCAGAACCTCTAATCCGATCAAGTACTTTCATCTCCCCACCAGCAGGCTCGGGCAGCTTTTCTGAGACTTGCAGGGATAACGCCGTGATCCAAAGGCAGGCGTTAGCTCCCCACTCCAGGGAAAAGCGGCTCCCATCCCTCCCGGGACAGAAACGGAGGCAGGACATCAGAATCCCTCAAGGTGTCAGGAACCCACGctgtccttccccagctccccaggacaCAACGGGatgctcctctctctcccctccctcgggctgcaggagcaggaagctTCTCTGGACCAGCTTTCCAAAGGAAAGGGGACTGGGGAGatgcagctccctctcccccagaCTCTGCTGCACAGGGGGGGGTCGAGTCAGTGCACACCCTCGAGGTGGGACCCCGAAGGGTTTCACCATTAGGAGAAACACTGTTCCAGATGCCAGTGGTGGACAAAGCCCACGAGCCTTGGGGGCTTCCTGGGTGCAATTCTGGGCCAATTCTCTTCTTGGGTGCAGAAGGGGAGACTTGGGGGTTGTATTGAGAGGCCAGGAGGGCATCCTAGGGGGATGTTAAACCCCTTCCTGCGGCCAGACCGAGCAAACAAGGTGCGGaacaccccctgccccccaTAAACACACCCAGGGACAGGAGATGGGGCAGTGACTGCCTGCAAAGGGGGTCTGAGGGCTGTACCGTGGGAAAGGGCTTGGGGGGCAGCGGGGAGAAGGGACAGCGGGGGGAAGGTGACCCCCAGCCCGCCTCCCTCCCAGCACGGCATGGGATCACAGCTAAGCCCGGCTCCCCCAAAGGCAGGCCTTAAGGAGGGGGACAAGCGCCGCTCGCAGCCCCAGCGGGGAGGCCCCGAGGCACAGAGCCCGCAAGGGCCCCGAGCCCGCCGGCCCCAGACTCACTCGAAGGCGAAGAAGAGGCCGCTGGTGGCCAGGATGAGGCCGAGCGTGAGGGCGAAGACGCCGCTGTGCCGCGCCAGCATGAGGCGGCCGCCGCAGTAGAAGCGGTTGCGGCCCGGGAACACCTCCCATTTCCTGAGGGGCCGCCGCGCCGCTCCGGCCCGCGGGGGAACGGCGCCCGCCGGCAGCGGAGacccggccgggcccgggcctGGCGTCGCCGCCGCCCCGGGCGGGATCTGCCGGTACTCGCAGTCCTTCATGGCCCCGCCGCGGCGCCcggagccccggcccggccccgatccccggcccggcccggcccgccaGTCCCGCCCCGGCCCCAATCCCGGTCCCGCCCCGGTCCCGGCCCCGTTCCCGgtcccgcccccgcccccgccccgttCCCGGTCCCGCCCCgatcccggccccgccgcacagcgccccctggcggccccgccgccgcaccgggagcggagcgggctCATCCCGATCCCGGAACCCGTAACTCCGACCTCAGCCCcgatcccagccccagccctgatCCCGGCCCGGCAGAGCGGGCTGAGCCGCCTCTCCGGTAACCTTCACGTTTATTGGGGTCGTGCCCACACAGGGCCCGCCGCGCCCCCTGCCCGGCCTGGCTCGGGGCCCCATGGAAAAGGAACCAGAAGAATCGGaacagctcagggcagctggaccctccctgccctcctgctgtgcccacaAAACATCCCAGGGAATCCCCAAATCCATCACAGGATCCTGCCACCAATCAGCGCCGTAATCTCCCCCAGGAGATGCAGGAACCGAGGTGCATTCCCCATCCCAGGCAGCTGATGGGAATTTTGGCTGTCAGCAATGCCAGCTGAGCGGGGCAGGATGTTGCAGCATCACACCACAGAGAACATCCTGTCTGGGACATGGTAACGGAGGAGTAACACCTTTGTAACTGCAACAACAGCGCCATCGCAGCCACCTCAGGCTTTTGGAGCAGGCGAGTTTCTGTTCTGAGCAGAGCTCCTGTCCCACTGCTGGTCCGTGCCAGCACAGCCCGCTACGTCCATGGCAGGAAATTGCAGTGCAGGatcagccccagcagccagtAGCCCAGGAAGAAGCCCAGGATGCTCTTGCTGAGGGGTGTCAACAATCGCCagttcagcagcagcctcacaATGGGGTTGTCCGAGGTGCCTTTCCCACAGGAACTGGGAGATTTACCCAGAAGAGGCTTCCCAGAGGTTGGAGTATCAGCCCCTGTGCTCTGGAGTAAAGGTTCGTGTTCCAGAAGCAGGTGAGCTGGGAACCAGTACaggatgggagaggagcagccaaGGAACCGGGTCAGCACCTGGAGAAAACCGGCAGAGGAGAAATCAGCCAGgctgctgtcactgtccctgccccggccccacaAGGAATCCCGCCACGTCCTACCTGCACGTGCATGCAGAAGAACCCGAAcaccagcagggctgtggcGTGGACCACGTAGACGAAGGCAGCAGGGCCACAAAATCCATCTCTTGCCTTTCCCCTCTCTTCACTCTTACTCCTCTCTAGACCAAGAGTCAGGCAGTGCCGGGGGTTTGTGCTGACGTAGGTCCAGGCAGCCCACGAGCCCAGAAGGGTGACAGGCAGAGCAAGCAAGAAATTTGGGATCTGTCTGAGCTCAAAGTACCTTAGAAAGCCCACGTTCCAGTAAGTGTCTTGGATATAGGAATAGACCACAGGGAAGCGCTGGGAGCACCAAGGGGGTTTATCCCCACCCACGCCTGCCACACGATAGCCCTTGTCCCGTGCCAGCCGCAGCAGCGGCTCGGGAATGGCCTGACCCAGGCCCGCGCCAGGGCCGCAGAACCTCACGTAGGCATAGTACTGGAACaaagcaaaaggcagaaaaatcccGGCACACATCAGGGCCGCTGAAGACGCCAGGCTAAGGACCTGCTTCCACAGCAAGGGGAGCTTCCTTCGGGACGCTGGTCCCACCTGCAGCCGGAGGGCAAAGCTCTTGCCGCGGGAGTAGAGGAAGAAGCCGGCGTTAACCATCCCGTTGGCGCGGGCCCCCGAagccagggagaagagcagccCGCTGagccatccctgcccctgctccagccgCCACATGGCGCTGAAGGCCAGGAAGGCAAAGGCGCTCTCCGAGTAGGCAGCTGCCATGAACACGCCGGCGGGGCTGACGGAGAAGAGCAGCGCGGCCAGGAAAGCCTGGCGAGGGCGGCGCAGCacggcccggcccagcccgagcagcgcggccgccgccaGCGCCGACAGCAGCGCGTTGAGCAGCGCGGCCGAGAGCAGCAGGCGGCTGCGGGGCTGCAGCTCCGCCGGCCAGGGCAGCAGCGCGGCCAGAGCCCGCAGGCTCAGCGGGAAGAGCGGCAGGAAGGCGCAGTTGTGCTCCAGCAGGTAGCCGCGCTCGGCGATGAAGAGGAAATGCTCGGCGTCCCAGCGGCCCAGCCCGCCCAGCAGCCGCTCCAGCAGCGCGTCCCAGCCGCCCGCGGGGTCCGGCCGCGGAGGAGAGAAGGCGTCGGCGGCGTGGTCCGGGATCAGCAGGTTAAACGCGGCCTGCAAAACAACACAGCGCTGGGGATGCGCCGGTGGCTGAGAGCAGCCGGCAGGAGAGCTCCTGGGGGACAAACACGGGGTGAGGGTGGCACCGAGGTCAGAGCCCCTCGGGGCCGGGTGTAGAGATGCCCACGAGATTGTGAAAAGGTGCAAACGCAACGTTTTTGGGGGGATTTACATCTGAACAGAATAACGCTCTGGGACAGATCCAGCATGAATCCCTGCAGAACTGGCCGGGGAAAGCTGCTCACAGCTATGactgggctctgtgctgggctgtcaCAACCAAGCTCTCCATGCTCAGAGCAGGATGTCTCTGGAAATAAGACTTGGGAAGAACGATTattgttccttttctttgagATAAACACACTTTGAGCCAAACCAGCTTCTTGCAGCAGCGGTGTGAAAACACAGCAAGTTACAAAGAAATTTATGCAATTTTACTTAACAGCAGCCTGTAAGTAAAACCCATGGCTGCAGACTGTTGGCTCTCCAGAGAAGATGATTTCCCCATTGTGCAGAACCAGCTCAGGGATCTCAGGGGTACTGAAGGGAGGAGCCTGGGAGCAGCAAAGCCCAGCAGAGCCTCTCTGGCTGGAGGACAGActtgcctgcagcagcagcgccagGGCCCGGCAGCGCAAGGAGAACCACACGACCTCTCGGAGCTGGGGGTCTGCCCTGCtccacagctccatcccacaCTCAGGAATTGCCTCAGGAGGTCACCGATGCCAGGGGAATTCTCCTTCCAGTTTGGGAAACCTGGGCTGGTAAACACAGAAGACAAAGAAAGGGATTTCTGGCCTCAGCCTCATTTGTGAATTTTGCACCTTTATTTGCTGTCAGGCACTTGAAAGGGTGCAAGTCTCTGTGAACAAGAAACTCGCCTATGGAGGAGATCATGGATCTGGGAGATGACGCAGAGACCTCTTTGATATTGTTcctattatattaaaaaaaaatccctgactTCTTAACCTTGGCCAAGACACTGAGGGAGAGAAGTTATGGTGTGTTCTCTGACCCCACTCCTCACGGGGCCGGAGTAAATCCCTGGAGCAGACAGGACACGCTGCTCGGCTGCCTCAGCAGgaactccagcagctggagcccgGGCTGTGCCAAGCATCCTCACACAACATCCAGTTCCAGTGCAGTGAATGGGATTTAAGCCTCTTTTTCTTGGAATGGAGACAGAATTCATGCGGACTCTGAGCGTAACCCCCGTGTAAGCAGTTGCTGAGTggggctgccaggagctccctcctctctcctgctccgTGTCTGCCCCTGGGAAGCCAAGAATGGATTTACTCAGCTGGCTCCACGGtaccagctctgccagagcagggTGGAACTCAGGCACACAGCCTCCCCCAGCTcgggcagcaccagcaggacaAAAACTCTGTGCCACTCCACCCTCACCACCTGCAATTTTCCGGCACTTTGGCAAAGCTCCTGGCACCTGCCTGCCGGGCACGCTGCACATGCTGAGTCCACCCATGCACCTCCTCCCTGCAAACCTCGCCTGAGGGATTTAAATCTCTTTGTGAAGCATCCTCAGTTCAGTGTCTACATGTCCTGGGTGCTGTGGTGGCTCAGCTCTGAAGCCCTGGCCCTGAGCCACCGGAGGTGGGCAGGATCTGCTGTACAGCTCTTTAGGATAAAACATTTCTTCCGTTGATTCCCCAGCCACTAACTGCTTTTCAGTTTGAGAAACACACAGCCCACAGCTCTCGCTGGGTCCCAGTGACACCACATCCTGCCCttgtctctgctccagcactttGTACCACAGAGAGATCCCCAAATCGATCACTCCACAGCCTAAAATCACTGAGATTTCCCTACTGCCATTGCGGAGAAAAAACCCTGCCAGGTTGAAAGTGCACGAGAGGGCAGAGAGCAAATCATCAGCAAGGTAAAAACCAAGATCCAAACTGGCTCATTGACAACTCCAATCCCCAACCACAGGGTTTTGCTTCCTATTTAACCACAAATAAAAGTTTTGGGGTTGCTCCTGTTCCCCTTGTGCTCCCCAGCACTCATGAAGCAACTGGTGGGAGGCACATTCTCCTGCATCACGAAGTTGTGACGTTATTTTAAGCGAGGGGACACTTCAACCCAGCTGTAAACTCTTTTAAAGCACATTCACAGCTGCAAATCCTATTAAAGCACAGCGGCAAAAATTGTCCCGGCACTTTAAATAtcgttttttttttcagaaagcagagaaaaagccTCGCCTGAATGTGCCAAGAGAGCTCAAAGCAAGCAGCTTTAAAAAGCCTGTTCCTGTCACGACGCAGCACCCCTTGTGACAGAGCAAAGCCTTCAAAAGAGCTGCAGCCCACAAGCCTCGTTTGGATCCAGAACGAAGCATCGGGAATGGCTCTGCCCCAAAAATCCTACGGGAAAGAGCAcctgcacaaacacaaaaaggagagggagaggcagaagggcgttaaaaataacccagcaggaaaaaagatgcAAAGTCTTAACTAAAGACGTTCTTCTCTCCGGGCTCCGCGCTTCCCTCGGCTCTGAGCTGTGAGTCGGTGTGGGAGATGGAGAGCGGGACGcgagcaggggcagagcagaggccggccggggcgggcacgggcacgggcacgggctGCGGCGGGTCCGTGCAGCCGCagtgcggggccggggccagCCGGTGGCAGCAGCCGCTCGCCGCAGCGGCGTTCGGCAGCCGGCTCCTGGCggggagagcagccctgctccagcctgcgCCCCAACCTGCTGTGAGACGCAACAGGCATGGTTTAAAACCTCTTCCAACCAGGACTCCAAAGGAATGCAGCGGGATTTTGGAAAGCCTGTTTGCTTGGTGCTGTTTCTGTGGGCCTGGCAGCTCTCGGCCATCTCTTTCTGCCCGGTTCCAGCTGCTGgtccagaggctgcagcaccagcaccttGTATGTATCTGGATGCAAACGGGAGTGTTTTTATCTCTTGCAACAGCTCACGGGGATGAAGGAAAGCTGCTCTGGATCAGAACCCATCTGTGCCCACCCCGCCTGAGGCTGGGCTGCGGCTCCACCACGGCTCAGGGACGGGACAGGACAGCTCCTCCTGTGCCCGGCACAGCCACGGAGCGGGtgtcctgctgccccagggcctCGCCCGGGCCGTTCCCGCCGCTCTTCCCCGACAGCCAAAGCCGCGGCGGCCGCAGGTGGTGCCCAGGCGGGCAGGAAGGGGCACAGAGCCGTCCGCCCGAGACAGGACACGCCGGTGATGTGCGGGCAGAGGCTGGGTGTGCTGAAGCACACTGGGGTTGTTCCCGGACCGGGGACAGCCACGGCCGGTGTGCTGAGGAGTGGCCGCGCACCCGAGGGCACAGGGGCCCTGAGCTCACCGGGCTGCCCCGGGGCTGTGTCCAAGCGCTCCGTTATCGTTCCTGCCGCCAGCGAGGCCGCGCAGCGCTGCCCGGGGACACAAACCCCGCCCGACCCGCGCCTGAGCCGGGTGGGACCGCGGGGCGAGGCCTCCCGGCGGCTGGGCCGCTCCCCGTGCGGTTCCTGCCGGTCCCGGGGCCGGGGCACCCCGGCCG
Encoded proteins:
- the PIGV gene encoding GPI mannosyltransferase 2 gives rise to the protein MELWSRADPQLREVVWFSLRCRALALLLQAAFNLLIPDHAADAFSPPRPDPAGGWDALLERLLGGLGRWDAEHFLFIAERGYLLEHNCAFLPLFPLSLRALAALLPWPAELQPRSRLLLSAALLNALLSALAAAALLGLGRAVLRRPRQAFLAALLFSVSPAGVFMAAAYSESAFAFLAFSAMWRLEQGQGWLSGLLFSLASGARANGMVNAGFFLYSRGKSFALRLQVGPASRRKLPLLWKQVLSLASSAALMCAGIFLPFALFQYYAYVRFCGPGAGLGQAIPEPLLRLARDKGYRVAGVGGDKPPWCSQRFPVVYSYIQDTYWNVGFLRYFELRQIPNFLLALPVTLLGSWAAWTYVSTNPRHCLTLGLERSKSEERGKARDGFCGPAAFVYVVHATALLVFGFFCMHVQVLTRFLGCSSPILYWFPAHLLLEHEPLLQSTGADTPTSGKPLLGKSPSSCGKGTSDNPIVRLLLNWRLLTPLSKSILGFFLGYWLLGLILHCNFLPWT